The genomic stretch AGCtgcagtggggggagggagagcactatgaCACAACATGGTAAATATGAAAGGGGCCTAAATCCTTTAAACCCATCATTAAAATTTACCTTTTTTTGCAAGTTAATTTAGGGCTTGCCCTGACCAAGATCTTTATCCTGCAAAATGTGGAACTTGCCAGCAACAGATATAGCTAGCTTACTATATCCAACCATGTGtctaacctccctccccccccccccatatgactCTATACTGAGAGCTAGCAGAGGCAAGCCTCTCTCCCAGTCATTTCTTATAAACACTACAGTATATGTTACAAAGTTGTCTGTAGCAATAGTCATGGTTGTGTTGGAAGTTAACAGTGCTATACAAGTCAATAAACTAAACATTACACAAATTGAGATAAAATATGCTAACATGATGTTACCTTGCTGCAATTATCGTTAGACCAGATGCCATTTACTTCCTTTTGCCACAGTAAACCTGACTTTGCTCTATGATCAAGATAATGAAAAATATCCAGAATTGTGCTTCTCTACTTGGTACTGCAATTCTTCTAGGGGTTTTGCAGAGTCCAGTCAGACATGAATTACCTATGCTGTTGCAGTTAGATGGTTACATATCCATGACTCCAGACAGAGTTTGGGCAGTACAGCAATGTTTACATAGGAAGCttgcctttaaaggatacctgaggtgacatgtgtatgtacagtgccaagtacacaaatatctatgctgtgttcctttttttccttctctgcctgaaagagttaaacatcaggtatgtaagtggcagttcctgtctgagtcaggactgggtcagactacagtgtgagcctcaatgttaaggaattacaaccataaaacactttcctaacagaaaatggcatTTGGGAGCAGGAAatggataaaaagggtcaatagttcatagattttagctctagcatacttcaatgaatgtgtcattgagcaaaaacaataaaacagtagatttaaatataaaataaaactgtggaatatcgtaaaagtcatttttaggaggaggaggatagatacaattgtttatttcattagtttattttcaccttgggtgttgtTTAAGATACCCTATATACCTGAAGTAGGAAGGGGACAAGTACTCAAGTTTTCTGGAATTTACCTTTGACAATCAGGAGCTGTGACAAGGGTAGCTGGACCCTGTGACCAATTCCTTTTTTCTGAGCgttaacttgaaaaaaaaaaatatggtcatACTGTATGTACCAAAAAAGATACTTTTCAGATAACCATGTCACACCAAAATATGCTGGAATTTTGAAGATGAAAGGAAATGAGGCAATGCAATAATTATCATGTGTTTAATAAATTAGTTTAGGAAAATATAAAATAGTGTAAATGAATGGTTCTACAGCAATACATTGCATAACAAAACATGTAATGTTGTTGTCCATGCTTTCATTTAGGACTTCAAGATGGTTGTAGATGCTGTGTGGAACTCTGACTTCTGGACCCTCTGGATACAATTCTTCTGTAGACCAAAGTATTTCCTCTTGATTCTGGCAAGCCATTTAACTGAGGATTGCAGTGAAactctcctctgctgtaagcatgcTTTTTTCATGACAGGTATGCTTCTGTTTGTATATGGTTCCTTGATAATGGAAGGACTCTTGATTTTCTTATTAGAAAGAAACGTATCTGGGTCGTGTGATATTGTTTGCTCCTCCTCCATACCTTCACATGCAATTCCTTTATAAAAATAGTCCATGCTAGAAATTATTGATGAGACTTCAGCATCCTCATAATTACATACCAGCAGATCTGGTGGGAGAGACTCTAGTACATCAAAGGGTTGCTTATAATCTTTAGAACAATTTTCCATAAATGTAGTGGATAAATTGCAAATCTTTTCATATTCACTCTGTTCTGTTGATTCTTTTATGGGAGATACAAGTCTCCCTGGGTCTACTTGTAGCTCATACTTATTATTCACAATGACAGAATGTTCCCCGATGACTTCTGAAGAAATCTCACTGGGTCTGTTCTCCTTAGAAGAGTTGTCCCAgttgaaaatactttttttatcaACAACATTTTTAGAATCCTGGAAAGCTGAAGGTGCATATTCCTGAGTGTTGAGTGGTTGAAGTGCTGATTGTGCTTGTTGTATGTTATGTGAGAAATGAAGCTCATTTATATTCATTGGTGCCAGCTGTGGCTGGTAACTCCAGAAAGGTACCTGCTGCTGTGAATAGTAATAAGGATGAATCATTGGCTGTACAGCAGGATGCATTAGATAATAGGGCCATAAATTCCATCCTGAATTTTGAGTTGGGCAATGGGGAACTTGCCCACAAGTATATCCGTAAATGTTGGGATGCTGGAACCCAAAGTGTTGACCTAttatgaaaataaagtaattggtTGAATTCAAACATATAAAAAAGCACAAAATCCAGGCTCCACACcttgagctaggacatttaaacacttgaAGATTTAATTAGGAGGTGCTGGAAGCAGTGTGGAAAGCAAAACAGcaaagtcaaaatgaacttctgcacactcatgcaaatccattaacaaaaatcatgcagcaatcaatgctatccctacagctaagttaaaagctgggatcttcgttacaagaataaagtctcttgcatagtcacatacaccgtgtagaggtagcccagtgtcgtatgtgtcctaactctggccctgtaacatgcatagcacaaacatgcacgcattcagtGCATGAAAACCTATCTAAGGAACAGAagcacaaaaatcatgcagcaacaggggcgtaactagaaatcactgggcccccctgcgaatatttggatgggcccccccccccccataggtgccaaataatcgtaatggggcagcgtttcactgta from Hyperolius riggenbachi isolate aHypRig1 chromosome 2, aHypRig1.pri, whole genome shotgun sequence encodes the following:
- the LOC137544306 gene encoding uncharacterized protein; protein product: MDHRFGQHFGFQHPNIYGYTCGQVPHCPTQNSGWNLWPYYLMHPAVQPMIHPYYYSQQQVPFWSYQPQLAPMNINELHFSHNIQQAQSALQPLNTQEYAPSAFQDSKNVVDKKSIFNWDNSSKENRPSEISSEVIGEHSVIVNNKYELQVDPGRLVSPIKESTEQSEYEKICNLSTTFMENCSKDYKQPFDVLESLPPDLLVCNYEDAEVSSIISSMDYFYKGIACEGMEEEQTISHDPDTFLSNKKIKSPSIIKEPYTNRSIPVMKKACLQQRRVSLQSSVKWLARIKRKYFGLQKNCIQRVQKSEFHTASTTILKS